Proteins encoded within one genomic window of Candidatus Angelobacter sp.:
- a CDS encoding zinc ribbon domain-containing protein codes for MPIYEFACPKCRRVFNFLSKRLNPDRLPACPKCGNKRMTKQISRFAMTRGLKEPAKGGAGGEDEGPMPDMDDPRMMRAMSEMEHDLEHLDENNPKHMAHMMRKMKDILPPGTMPKELDVAIKRLEAGEDPEKIEADMGDLLGDFMGGEEGGPGSGGGYTKDSGLYDY; via the coding sequence ATGCCGATCTACGAATTCGCCTGCCCGAAGTGCCGGAGGGTTTTCAACTTCCTCTCCAAACGGTTGAACCCCGACCGGCTGCCGGCCTGCCCCAAGTGCGGCAATAAGAGGATGACCAAGCAAATAAGCCGCTTCGCCATGACCAGGGGTTTGAAGGAACCGGCGAAAGGCGGGGCCGGAGGCGAAGACGAAGGGCCGATGCCGGACATGGACGATCCGCGGATGATGCGCGCCATGAGCGAAATGGAACACGACCTGGAGCACCTGGACGAAAACAACCCGAAGCACATGGCCCACATGATGCGGAAGATGAAAGACATCTTGCCGCCCGGCACAATGCCCAAGGAACTCGATGTGGCCATCAAACGCCTCGAAGCCGGGGAAGATCCGGAGAAGATCGAGGCTGACATGGGTGATCTGCTCGGCGATTTCATGGGCGGCGAGGAAGGCGGACCGGGCAGTGGCGGCGGATACACGAAGGACAGCGGGCTTTACGATTATTGA